GATCTGTCCCGCCTGTCACGGGGACGAGTTCACGGAGAACTGGTGCGGTATCGCAGTGATCCTCGATACTGAGTCCCAGACTGCGGATAGGTTGAACGCGAAGATCCCAGGTAAATACGCCCTGAGGGTTGAGGAGTGACGGTCGTGCTGAGGCTACCTAGGGAGCTACGCCCCGAGCTACGTCGACCCTGGGGCACACTATACCCACGACCGTCCGTCAAGACCTACCGACGTCTCCATGAGGACTCAGAAGCGCTGATTACAGTCGGCGACATGACTACTCGAAGCTTCCTCCGATGTGGTATCCGGCCGGACGTCGCCGTCGTAGACCGGAAGATGCTCAGGACGGTCCCAGTGGATCCGGGGAATAAGTTCCCGGTTACTCTCAACGTGAACAACCCGCCCGGAACTATCACCAAGGAAGCTTGGGAGACCGTACGGCAGGGTATCGAATACGCACTCGATGGCGACGCGACCCTCATCGACG
Above is a window of Methanopyrus sp. SNP6 DNA encoding:
- the spt4 gene encoding transcription elongation factor subunit Spt4, yielding MSKLKACVKCGYLVEEDTEICPACHGDEFTENWCGIAVILDTESQTADRLNAKIPGKYALRVEE
- a CDS encoding GTP-dependent dephospho-CoA kinase family protein; the protein is MTVVLRLPRELRPELRRPWGTLYPRPSVKTYRRLHEDSEALITVGDMTTRSFLRCGIRPDVAVVDRKMLRTVPVDPGNKFPVTLNVNNPPGTITKEAWETVRQGIEYALDGDATLIDVTGEEDLLAIPAILVAPENSIVCYGLPGEGMVAARITRHLKDSVLRLLTRFRGYDEWKSRSWISGITHYCTAKR